The genomic interval TAATAAACAAGTGATTTTGCAAGGCAAATTATACATAAAAGAGCCTTATACTAAAAAGGGTATTCATTATGATGAAAGAGTGGATTTTGATAAGGTCATAGAATACTTTATGGCTAAGGGTGAGTTTGTAATGAAGCCAATTTATGTTAGTGAATTAAGAAGTGATATTAAAGCGTATTATTATAAGGTGCCTAGCAATGAATACTTTATGATGGGTGATAATCGCGACCACTCAAATGATAGCCGCTTTTGGGGAAGTGTAGATTATAAATATATTGAAGGTAAGCCTTGGTTTGTTTATCTAAGCTGGGATGATGATTATAATATCCGCTGGGAAAGAATGTTTAAAAGCGTTGATATCTTAGAAAACGATGAAAGATATATCCATCACGAAATAAGCGATATTAATTCTCTTGATTAATAGCTAGGAACTATCCTAGCTTTAAATTTATAATATTTTTTAGTATATTTTATATGGACATAATCAGGACTACTTTTATAGTATAACTTCATAAAATATTTAAGGAGTTTGTATGAAAAAGTATTTTCCAAAGGACAAGGCTGAATTATCAAGACTAGTTAAAAATCCAAAAATAGATTTAAAGCTAATTGATACAAGCGTAATTACTGATATGAGCTATCTTTTTAAGAATAGTTTAAGAGCTGATTTAGCTGATATAAACCACTGGGATTTTAGCAATGTTTTAAGCGTTAAAGCTATGTTTGAAAACGCCATACTAACAAAGGAAAATTGCCTAAACACTAATAAATGCAAGGATTTTTCTTATATTTTCAATCAAACAAATCTAGCTTTAGATGGTATGGGTAAAATCACCACTAAAATCAGCCTTGATATGAAAAGTTGTGAAGAGTTTAGGTTTTTTATGGTTGGGGTGGATATGGATTATGATAATTTAGAGCTTAAAAACCTAAATCTAAAAAAGCTTAGTGAAAGCCCATTTTTTGATATTTATCGCCATAGTCATAAATCATACAAAGATTTTTTACTCCGTCACGCAAACATTAGAAAAAACGGCGAAAAATATCAGCCCAAAAACAGATTTGAGCTAAAACTTTTGGTATTTTGCATAGATGATTTAAGCCTTATTGATACTTCTAGGATAATTAATTTGAGTTTTGTTTTTGATGGTAGCACTAGGAGTGATTTTAGTGGCTTAAAATCGTGGGAGCTTGGGCAAGTTAGAGATACTTCATATATGTTTAAAACGCCATAAATCTAAAAAGCCTTCCTAAGCTAGTATTTAATAAGCTTAAAAGTGCTGAAGGTATGTTTCACGGATGCAAAAACCTTATAAGCCTTGATATGCATATCACAAAAAAGCCACACAGTTTTTCAAATTATCTAAGAAACACTAAAAGAATGTTTAAAAACTGCACTAATTTAAGGTATATAAATAAGCTTGATTTAAAAGGCGTTGAGAATGCTGATGAAATGTTTATGGGTTGTCTTAGTCTAAAACATCCTAGAGTTATATTTTCTAGTGATTTATATTCTTTAAGAGATATTCATACAAACTCAAGCGTAGTTTTTAATGAACTTTTAATAAGGCTTAACGCAGAATGCAAGGTCGCAAAAACTAGTTCTTATAAGTTTATAGATATGGTTTATGATAGGGGGATTTTTGATGTTTATGAAGAGTTATGCGATACAAATGATAAGATTTATAGAACTTGGGTGGTAAATCGTTGGAACGCTAGAAGTTTTATAAGATATGGTAAGGATACATTATTTAAAGATGAACTTTATAACAAGGCAAAGAAGCTTTTACATAAAGGTGGCTTGGTAGACGCAATGTATCTAAGCCTTAAACTTGGCATTGATACGACTAGAGCAAATACCATTCTTCATCATTTAGAGTATAAAAACTTTTTAGATATAAAGGCTAGAAAAATACTAAAAAAGATAACAAATCTTAGCCCAAGGGGTGATGGGATTTTGCATATCATAAGTGCTAATAAATATGATTTTGTTTGTAAGGGTGATAGTAGGGTGCTTGAAGAGATTTTTTATAATGATGAATATTGTGATGAGTTTTATAAGCAAATTTGTAAATACAAGGCTTTAAAGATAGTTGAGTATAAAATGTTTTATAAGTTTGAGCCTAAAGATGTCGTAGCGGTAAGGCTTCACAGGGATTTTAGCAGTGATGAATATAGGGAATTTTTAGGCTATTATGTGGGAGATAGCATCCCATCAAAATTAACTTTTAAGATTTATGAAGATCCAAGAGCAAAAGATGAAATGATAGTTTTTAAGGAGTTGAAATGATAGAACAGGTAAAAGAACTTTATGCAAAAAACCCAAGCATAGCCTATGTGCAAAGAGAATTAGGCATAGGTTATGAAACAGCACGAGAGCTAGTAGAAAGTATAAAAGATGAAATGGCTACTGAAGAAGAATACCAACCAACAAACGAAATCATAAGCCTCTTAGATGAGATTTGTATGGTATGTAAAGATGGTGGAAATGTTAGGATATATAAGAGTTTTGATGAAATACAAGGCTTTAACACCCCAACGATATTACATATCATACATAATGATGATTTAGGAATGTTTGAACTCTTAGAATTCCAAGAAAGGTTGCAAGATGATGAAATATATTACAATACCCATTATGATCCTAAAAGCGATTTAAAGATAATAGCGATTAGCAAGGAGTAAAGATGAATGAGACTAAAAGTGAGATTAAATTTAATCTAAGCGATGAAAATCCAGTAGGTTCTAATGTCTCAAGTTTTAGTGCTTTGGCAAGTGAATTAGAACTTAGCATACCTGATTATCAACGCCCTTATGTATGGGAGATAAAGCAAACAAGAATGCTTTTAAAAGATATTGAAAATACTAAAGATGGAGCCTTGCTGGGCTCTATTATTTTGCATAAAACTGAAAATAAAGCAGATGATGGCAAAACAATTTATGAAGTAATAGACGGACAGCAAAGACTAACTACAATTAAGCTTATTTTAATGGCTTCTTTAAACAACCATAATAATTTAAAAGAACTTTTAGAAAAATATAATAACTATTTAAAAGATGTAAGCTTTTTTCATAAAATTTCTCAAGATAATATCAAGACTAATTACGAGTATATTAAAAACTATTTGAGTAATGAAGATAAGGCTAAAGATTTTTTAGAAAATCTAGAAAAAACTCAATTTATAATAGTAGCTACAACAAATGCCGATGATGCTTTTATATTTTTTGACAATACCAACTCAAAAGGCAAAAAGCTAGAAAGTTATGATTTAATCAAAGCTTTTCATTTACAAAGTTTAAGCCAAAAAAGCACATTTTTAGAAAATAATGAAGCTAGGTATTTTGAAAAGCTAATAAAACAGCAAGATTATCCTAATTCTCTTGATATTTCTTATTTTATAAATAGTATTCTAACTCCGATTAGATTATGGACTAGAGGTAAAAAAATATACAAAGGCTTTAATAAACTAAGTTTTGCTGAGTTTTGCAAAGAAGATTTAGACAATATATCAAAATATGACAATGGTATTATGAGGGATTTTGCGATAGGTAGTGAGTTTTTTGAATATTTTAGAAAATACGCAAAAATACTTGAGTATGTAAAAAGCTTAGATTTTTTAAAAGATTTAAATAATCCAGATATTAAAAGTAAGGTAAATATTTTAACAGGCGTTAGAATGTGCTTGGTGGCTTATATAGATAAGTTTAATTGTGCTAATTTTGATTATGTAGCCTTGCTAATTACTAGAGCTGTTTATTCGCAAAGGATAGTTGAAGGTAGTATTAGTTGCTCAAAAAATGCTTTAGATATTTTAAAAATCATTCATTTTAGCACCTATGAAAGTGATTTGGCTAATCAGTTAGAGCTTTTTATAGAAAAGTGCTATCAAGAAGAAAAAAACGAGCATAAAGGTGCAGAAAGAAACGAAAGTAAAAAATATTTAGAAGAAATACGTGAAAAATACGAAAAATATGGAATTTTAGGTCATTACTTAGGAGAGCAAAATGGAGCAAAATAAAAAATACAAACAAGTTAAAAAAGCAATATCAGTAATTTGCACTATCAATAAACTAAATGAAAAAAACAATAATATACAATTTAAGAAAACTTTTACAATCCCTCCTTATCAAAGGCTTTATGCTTGGAAAGATGAGCAAATAAAAGCTCTTTTAGATGATTTTAGAAATTGTATTGAGCATAATAACAAGCAAGAAGATGAAAGTAATGAAAAATCTCATTTTATAGGTAATGTTGTAGTAGCTAAAAAAGAAGAGAAAAATGAGCTTATAGATGGACAGCAAAGACTGACTACTATTTGGCTAGTTTTAAGGTATTTGTTAAAAAAAGATTTTAAGGCAGAAGATTATTTTGATATAGAAATGCCTATTAGAGAAGAAGATATTCAAGCGATAAATGAATATTGCGGTAGTAATAATAAAGATTTAGATGAGTGTTTTAATGACGCAAATAACACTAACGCAGGTTTTAAAAATGCTTTTAAATTTTTTGAAGCATATTTTAGTAAAGATGGTAAAGATTTAAAAAAAGAATTTATTAATTTTATAAAAAAAGAAGTTAAGTTTAATTTAGTTATTTTAAGTGACCAAGTAGAGCTAAATAAATACTTTGTAAGAATGAATAACACAGGCGTTCAGCTTGATGGCACAGATATTTTAAAGGCAAGATTATTAGAAAAAATACATAGTGATGAGAATACACAAAATGAAGTTACAAAATACGCTAGGATATTTGATGAATGTTCGCAGATGAATTATTTTTCAGATTTTGGTTTTGTAAATAATAGTGAGAACAATAACATGATAGGTGAGAGCCAAAAAATTGAAAAAATAATTCAATGGCATAAAATAAGTAAAAAAGAAGATAAGAAAAAAGAACGAGCCGAGTTTGAGAGTATAATTGATTTTCCTACTTTTGTTTTGCATGTTTTTAAGATTTTATCAAGGCAAGAATTAAAAGAAGGATCTGATAAAAAGATTTTCAAAATAGGAACACAAATATCAATAAAAAAAGATAAATTCCTTGAAAATACTTGGGATTGTTTAGAATTTAATAATAATTGTGGAGCAAAAATAGCGATAAAAATAATAAGTGCATTAAAAGATTATAGAATCATCTTTGATACCTTTGTGATAAAAAGAAAATCTGATGATGATGAAAATGTGTATAAGTTATGGAATAGATTTAAAAAGAATGATAAAAATATTTGGGATGAAGTGAAAGATGATAAAAAAGATGATTTAAAAAATTTAGCAATTATTCAAAACTATCTAAGAGTAGCAAGGCGTGGAGATAATGCCAACTACCACCACTTTTTAACGCATTATTTAGAATTTTGTAAAAACGAAATCGTAGAAAAGCAAAAAGAAATAACTAATGAAAATTGTTTGGATAAGTTAAAAGATAATGATAATGCAGATAATCTTAGAAAATATCTAAAAAACATTGATGATTTCTTGGCTTGCAAAATGATTGAAGATGGTTCAAATTTAATTTATACTTTAAAAGATTTTGAAAATAAACCTTGTGAAAAACAAAATATAAATTTTGATTTTTTAAACTACAATAATCGTGGAAATTATAAAATAAATCTTACTTATTGGTTTCACCGTTTGGAATATTATTTATTAATTGGTAATTATTATACAAATCAAGAATTAGGAGCAGATTTTAAAGAGAAGTTTGAAAAATATAAAAGTGGCTATTATTTTAGAAATATTAATTCGGTAGAGCATATCTTAGCCCAGCATGAAGAAGAACAAACTAATAATAAAATAGATAAAAATGTTTTGCATTCGTTTGGCAATTTAGCCCTTATTAGCTCTAGCGAGAACTCTAGCCTAAGCAACCAAGGATATGAAAAGAAAAGAATAGATTTTAACAATAATAAAATTATAAGTTTAAAACTATTTGATGTATTTAAAAATGAAAAATATAAAGAAGGTAAATGGTTATCAAAGCAAATTAAAGACCACCAAAATGCAATGCTAAAAGTCTTACAAAAATCATTTGAAAATACATAAAATAAATTCAAATACACGAGATGAATTTATTTCGTGTATTTTTAATCTAATTTAAATAATTTTACGAGAGTGAAGTTCTTAAACCAAATATAAAATTAAAATGAAATTCCTAATTCAAATTCTAAAAAAAATTTTTAAAAAATCACATATGGACATAATCAGGACTACCCATTTGCTACAATCCTTTTACATCTTATAAAAAAGGATAAAAAATGAAAGAACGCATTTTAAAAATGAAAAAGGATTTAAGCCTTGGGCTTGTTGGTAAAGATGAGATTATAAATCTTAGTATTTTGTGCTTTTTAGCAGGTGAGAGTGTGTTTTACTATGGACCTCCTGGAACTGCAAAAAGCTTGGTAGCTAGAAGAATTAGCAATATTTTTAAAGACGCAAATTATTTTGAATATCTTATGAATAGATTTAGCACTCCTGAAGAAGTCTTTGGACCATTATCGCTTACTTCACTTAAAAACGATGAGCTAAAACGCCAAATTGAAGGTTTTTTGCCAACTTCTAATGTGGTGTTTTTAGATGAGATTTGGAAAAGCTCACCTGCAATACTCAACACGCTTTTAACGATAATTAACGAAAAAATCTATAAAAATGGCAAAGATATAATAGATGTGCCTTTGCTTGGACTTATTGCTGCAAGTAATGAATTCCCTGATGAAGGAGAAGGATTAGAAGCATTATATGACAGGTTTTTAATGAGACTTGTAGTGCCAAGACTTACTCAAAAAAGAGATTTAACAAAGCTTTTAAATGGTAATGAACAAGGTGCAAATGTAGATATTACAAATGCTTTTAGCCTAGATGAATTAAAAATGATAAAAGAATATTCTCTTAAAGTAAGGCTTGGTAAAGAAGTAATAGACGCGATAATTGATATTAAAAAAGAATTAGCAAAGATTGAAATAGATGTAAGCGAAAGAAGGCTTTTAAAGGCTATTAAGATAATAAAAACTAGCGTTTATTTAAGCGGTAGAGATGAGATGATTTGCGAGGATTTAGAGCTTTTGAAGCATTGTTTTTGGACTAATTTAGATGATATAAAATCAGTCAGTGATATTATTGATAAATACACTAAAAGTGAGTTTTTGAAAAACGCAAATAAGAACATAGAGCTAAATAGTGAATTTTATAAATACATAAACTCAATGCTAGTTAGTAAATTTCCTGATATTAAAAGTATCCCAAATGATAGTGGTTTAAGCACTTTTTATCTAGCAGTGCATTCAGATGTGCTTAATAAAAAGCTTGATTTAATCTTTAATCCTAGTAATGCTTTTAGCGTAAATGAGTTAGGTGATATTAATTTTAAATTAGATATGAATAGTGTTTTTTTGGCTAAAGATAATAAAATTATAGAAAAAATCCCACTTAAATCAAACGATATAAGATTTATAAAAATGGGCTTTAATGCTGTATGCGACAAGCTTGAAAGTGTAGAATTAAACAGCGGAACTTATGAAAATATTTTCTTAGGGTTTAGCATAAAGCTTGGTATGGATAATAAAGAAGAGCTTTTAAGCATTGCAAAAACTATGAGAGATAATCTATGATAGAAGATATTAGAAATTATAGAACCGCTATTTTTAGTAGTGAAAATATATTGGCTAAAAATATAAATGATGAATATTTTAATGCTTGTTTGGATGTTTTTGCAAAATTTAGCAAGGATTTTGGTTTTATAAAATACGGCGATACTGAAAATATTAAGCAGATTTTAAGCGATATAGAATGCCTTTTTGATAGTGAATTAAAAAGGCAAAATCTATTAGAATTAGTACATTTTGCTAAAAATGCTTATCAAAATTATAAAAAGCACTTGCAAGATAATATTAAAGAAAATAATGCTTTTTTAAATGAATATGAGCAAATAGATAACCTTAAACAAACAAAAGATGATTTACAAGAGCAAAATGAAGAAGAAAATCAATACGCCGAAAACAAAGAAGAATATAATGAAGCTACAAGCAACCAAAATAAAAAGAAAAAACCAATAAAAACTAAAAACAAAAATCAAAAAGACAAACAAAATCAAGAAAATGAAAATTTAGAAAATTTTAAAAATGAAGAAAATAATTTATCTAAAGAATATGATTGTCTAAATCAAGAAAATAAAGAAGAAAACCTTGAAGAAGTAAAAGATGATTTACAAGAGCAAAATGAAGAAAATCAAAGCACTAAAAATAGCGAAGAATTAAATAATAAAAGTAAAAATAAAAATCCAAGAAAAAATAAAAGCAAAAATCAAGAAATTTCTAAAGAACAAAACGAAGAGCAAAATCAAGAAGAGATTTTAAGTGATGATGAATTAGATGAGTTAGAGCAAGAACTAAATGAGATTTTAAAAGTTTTAGAGTTTTTAAATGATGAAAGCGATGTAGATAATAATAGTAATCAAGAAAATACTAAAAATCAGCAAAGTTCAAGCACTCAAACACCACAAATAAATCCTAAAAAACGAGATTTAAAAAATTTTAAAAAACGAATGCAGGATTTTTTTAGCGATAGAGGCGTAGGTGGCGAAAAAGACATAGTAAAAGCCTCACATTCATATAGAAATGACAATATCAAAAAAAGTGAAATAAAAAGGCTTTGCAAGATGATTTGCGAAGGTTTTGGCATAGGAGTAAGTAAAAACGATAAGCATAATTTAGGTTATGAATTAGATGGAATTACAAGCTCTGATATACTTAAAAACGCCTTGCCAAGTGAGTTTGCCTTGCTAAATGATAGCTTAGCCGAAAATCTATTTTTTGCTAAGTTTTGTGAAAAATCCCTTAGCACTTGGCTAAATAAATCAAGTGATAAAGGCAAAATCAGCCCACTAATAATAGCTATTGATAATAGTGGCAGTATGAGTGGAGCTCCTGAAATGGTGGCTAAAACGGTAGGGTATTATCTAATAAATGAATGCAAACAACACAAAAAAGAGTGTATTTTAATTCTAGCTGGAAGTGGAGAGAATATAAAAACATCTAAAAAGCACGGCTATGATGAATTGCTTTATGCCCTATCAAAATACAAAGCTAGTGGGGGTTATGATATAGATTGGGTTTTAAAGGCAAGTTTAAAAAAGGCAAGAGAATACAACAATAAAGCAAACCTATTAGCTATAAGTGATTTTTGTATAGGAGATGTATTTTTAAGAGATATTCAAGATGAGTTAAATGCTGTGAAAAGCTATGCACTTTTTATATCGTTTTTTGGTGGGAATAGGTTTGATGTAGTGGGCTTTCATAAGTATTTTTTATATGATAATTATAATCATACTATAAATGTTTTAGAGCGTAAAGATAGAGAAGAAAAGCTAAAAAGGAAAATAAGATGAAAAAAGTAAAAACAGCAATTGAATTAAAAGCACTTTGTGATGATTTGAATACTAATTTGCATGATATTGATACGAGTTTAATTACTGATATGAGCGAGCTTTTTAAAGATAGTTCTAGGAGTGATTTTAGCTTTATAAATACTTGGGATACTAGCAATGTTGTTAATATGAGCTCTATGTTTGAAAACTGCATAAATCTAAACGAAAAGCTTGAAATTGATGTGAGATTTTTAAAATATGCGGATAAGATGTTTTATAACTGCACTAATTTGGATTTAAGAAATATAAGTTTTAAGAATTTTGATGTTTCAAATCTTAATTCATTAGCTGGAATGCTAGTTGGTTGCATAAATAGAGCTGAATTTATTACAAGATATCTTAAGCTTAATTTTCTAAATGGTCTTTTGCTTCCTAATAATACTTCTGAATTAGAGTTTATCCTAAACGATAACACCATACCGCTAAATCTTATTGATATAAGCAGATTAACTAATACTGATTTTGTTTTTAAACACAGCGATAGGACTGATTTTAAAGGGGTTGAGAGCTGGAGTAATGTAAATTCTTATACTTTTGCTAATTCTAAGGCAAGTGATGAACTTTTAAAAACTTTAAATATAAAAGCCATTATTGTAAATTTTAAATATAGACCTACAACAAAAGATGAATTAATAGAACTTATAAAAGATGAAAATATTTATCTAGGAGATATTGATACGAGCCTAATAACTGATATGAGTTATTTGTTTTACAGAATTAATCGTAGGAATTTTTCAGGAATTAATAAATGGAATACAAGCAATGTTACAAATATGGCAGGTATGTTTTATGGTTGTATTTATTTTAATGAAAGTCTTAGTCTTGATACGAGAAATGTTACTAATATGGTGGGTATGTTTTATGGTTGCGAAAGTTTTAATCAAAAACTTTATTTTAATACTTCTAATGTAGAGAGTATGAAAACTATGTTTTGTGGATGTAGTAAGTTTAATCAAAAACTTGATTTTGATACTAAAAAAGTGAAATATTTTTCTAGTATGTTTGATAACTGTAGTAGTTGTACTCAAGTTTATGAATTTAATTGTAATAGTATTATAGATTTATCTAGGTGTGTTAATGGGGTTTATTTTACTTTTGAAAATACTTCTGCAAGAATTTTACAAATTGTTTCAGAAAATTAATGTATTTAATAAAACTAAAAAAAAGAGGAATTTAAAACAGGAATTAGAATGATAAAAGTAAAAACAAAAGCTGAGCTAAAAGCACTTTGTGATGATTTGAATGCTAATTTGCAAGATATTGATACGAGTTTAATAAACGATATGAGTGAGCTTTTTAAGGATAGCCTTAGGAGTGATTTTAGCTTTATAAACCATTGGGATACTAGCAATGTAAATGATATGAGCTCTATGTTTGAAAACTGCGTAAATCTAAACGAAAAGCTTGAAATTGATGTAAGTTCTTTAAGATATGCAAATAAGATGTTTTATGCTTGTAATAATCTTGATTTAAAAAACATTAGCTTAATTAACTTTGATATTTTAAAAGTTTTTGAATGCTATTCTATGATAGATGGATGTGCTAATAAGAGTGAGTTTTTGTTTAGTAATTTAAAATTAAATATTAAAAACGCCATAGTAAGTCCTAAAAATAAAGCCGAATTAATGCTACTTGTATGTGATGAAAGTTTGCCTTTAGCTATGATTGATACTGCAAATATTTATGATTTTAGAAATCTTTTTGCGTATTCAACTAGACAAAATTATGATGGATTAAGCAAGCTTAAAAATAAAGCTTTTAAATCAATGTTTTATAAAAGTAATTTTTATAGCGATAAAATAGATGTGAGTGCTTTTTTAGACCCATTAAAAAAAACTTTTAAATACTTTCCAAAAAATAAAAAAGAACTACAAACTTTAATCGCAAATCCAGCTATCAAGCTTAATGAGATAGATACAGGGTTAATTACCGATATGAGCGATTTATTTGGTGGTAGGGCTGATTATGAAGGGGTAGGCGAGTGGGATACTAGCAATGTTGTTAGTATGAGTAGGATGTTTGCTTGGTGCGAAGATTTTAATCAAGGGCTTGAATTTGATACAAAAAATGTAGAAAATATGGAAAATATGTTTTATTATTGTAAAAGTTTTAATCAAAAGCTTGAGTTCAATACTAGTAAGATAGAAAATTTTTTTTCAATTAAGTAATATGTTTGATAATTGCCCAAGTTTAAAAACTTTGCCTAAGTTTTATTTAAAATATTTACAAAATACTTTTTAAGCTAAGGAGAGAAAATGAGTATAAATTCAAAAATTATTGATTTTACAGGACTTTTAGGTAAAAACTTAATTATACCAGACTATCAACGCCCTTATGTTTGGAATGAAAATCATATAAAAACGCTTTTAAAAGATATTGAAAGTAACAAAAATATAACATTGCTAGGTTCTATCGTTTTATACAAAACTAACAAAGTAACAGAAGATAATGAAACAATTTACGAGGTAATAGATGGACAGCAAAGGCTAACCACTATAAAGCTTATTTTGATAGCTTTAGGTAAAGATAATGAGAGTTTTTTTAAAAAACGCCAAATATCATCATCAAATATCGCATATAAATATAAAGAAAAATTACGATTTTTTAAAAGAATATCTAAAAAATAAAACAAATTTTTACGGAAAGCTAGAAAAGATTAATTTTATTTATATTAGCACGAATGATATAAAAAGAGCTTTTGTGTTTTTTGATAATATTAATACCAAAGGTAAAAAGCTAGAAAATTATGATTTAATCAAAGCATATTGGGTATTAAATACCAATAATGATTTAATTAATTACTATGTGAAAAAATATAATGAATTTATTGAAAATGGTAAAAGCAATAAAATATATGAAAGTAACGAAGTGGTTAAAAACTATTTTCAATTTTTCTTAGAAAATTTAGCAATGATTAGAAAATTTGATGATGAGCATAAATTTGATTTTTATTATTATTCTTGGGCTATTGATATTATTGATGAATATTGCAAAATTACACCTTTTAGCACAGGTTTAAATCTAAACAATATAAATGCAAGTTTTGCTAATGGAATTAGCTTTTTTTCTTGGGTTAAAAAACATTATGAAAATAAAGATGTGATAGCTAAAAGTAGCTTTTTAAATAAACTTGTTAAAAGCAATTATCCAAAAAGCAAATATTATGATTATTCTTATATATATACACAATTTGCACTTATCGTATATCTTGATAAATTTCTTGATGGGGATTTTGATAGGGTGGCAAGGATGATTGTAAGGATAATGTATTATAAGGTTATTACAGGTGGAAGGACTGATTATATTTCGCTTGTTGCAGACCTTAGAAGAATTACTAAAATGGTAATAAACTCAAATTGTGAAAATGATTTTATAAAAAGATTAGATAATTTAATAAGATTAGAGGAATATCAAATTAGTTCATTTCAAAGGCTTAAATTTTTAGAGCAAGAATTTAAAAATTATGGTATTTTAGGAGCTTCTTATGAATAGCAAAATCATTAAAATAAGCGAAATAAATCAAAGCCTTGTAATACCGATTTATCAAAGGTTATATGAATGGGATAAAGAGCAAATAAGAATACTTTTAGATGATATTTTAAATGCAAACGAAGAATATTTCATAGGTACAATTACAACTAGCTTAAGAAATAATGAATTAATAATAATTGATGGGCAACAAAGGCTTAGCACTATATTTTTCTTATGTGCTTATATGTGCTATGAAAATAACAAAATGCAAAAAGCTGAAGGGGAATTTGCAAATGCTTTTAATTTTGCGTATTTAGAAAATGAATGTAGATTTAAAATGCCTTTAAGAGAAGATATAACAGATGCTATTTGGGATTATGATTTTAATAATTTAGGCGAGAATATAGACAATGCTTTTAATACTTTTGAAGAGTATTTTAAAGACAATGATAAGTCAAAATTAAACGAAAACCTTTTTAAAAATATCAGAATAAATCTTGTGATTTTAAATGGTATTAATTGTGGCAATTATTTTATAAATATGAATAGCAACTCTCAAGCCCTTGATGAAAGCGATATTTTAAAATCATATTTACTAAATCTCTTAAAAGATGATGATAAATATTTTTATTATTCAAATATTTTAAATGAATGTATGCAAATGGATAAAATAGCTGATTTTAATACAGAATACAAAGCTCTTAGTATAGATGATATTTTAAATACCAAAAATCATGAAAATAATATAAAAATATACGAAAGCCTTATTGATTACCCTACTTTTGTTTTATATGTTTTTAAGATTTTATTTCCAAATAATATAGAAATTAACAAAAACAAATTCTTAGAAAATACTTGGAATAAATTAGAACATTCTAAAGAAAATGCTATAAAAATAATAAATGCTTTAAAAGAATATAGAATTATTTTTGATAGAAGAAGTGTTAGAAAAACTCACGAAGATTATAAGCTTTTAGGAGATTTAAAGGATGCTAAGCTTGAATTGTTTTTAAATTATT from Campylobacter sp. MG1 carries:
- a CDS encoding AAA family ATPase, with translation MKERILKMKKDLSLGLVGKDEIINLSILCFLAGESVFYYGPPGTAKSLVARRISNIFKDANYFEYLMNRFSTPEEVFGPLSLTSLKNDELKRQIEGFLPTSNVVFLDEIWKSSPAILNTLLTIINEKIYKNGKDIIDVPLLGLIAASNEFPDEGEGLEALYDRFLMRLVVPRLTQKRDLTKLLNGNEQGANVDITNAFSLDELKMIKEYSLKVRLGKEVIDAIIDIKKELAKIEIDVSERRLLKAIKIIKTSVYLSGRDEMICEDLELLKHCFWTNLDDIKSVSDIIDKYTKSEFLKNANKNIELNSEFYKYINSMLVSKFPDIKSIPNDSGLSTFYLAVHSDVLNKKLDLIFNPSNAFSVNELGDINFKLDMNSVFLAKDNKIIEKIPLKSNDIRFIKMGFNAVCDKLESVELNSGTYENIFLGFSIKLGMDNKEELLSIAKTMRDNL
- a CDS encoding DUF262 domain-containing protein, which encodes MEQNKKYKQVKKAISVICTINKLNEKNNNIQFKKTFTIPPYQRLYAWKDEQIKALLDDFRNCIEHNNKQEDESNEKSHFIGNVVVAKKEEKNELIDGQQRLTTIWLVLRYLLKKDFKAEDYFDIEMPIREEDIQAINEYCGSNNKDLDECFNDANNTNAGFKNAFKFFEAYFSKDGKDLKKEFINFIKKEVKFNLVILSDQVELNKYFVRMNNTGVQLDGTDILKARLLEKIHSDENTQNEVTKYARIFDECSQMNYFSDFGFVNNSENNNMIGESQKIEKIIQWHKISKKEDKKKERAEFESIIDFPTFVLHVFKILSRQELKEGSDKKIFKIGTQISIKKDKFLENTWDCLEFNNNCGAKIAIKIISALKDYRIIFDTFVIKRKSDDDENVYKLWNRFKKNDKNIWDEVKDDKKDDLKNLAIIQNYLRVARRGDNANYHHFLTHYLEFCKNEIVEKQKEITNENCLDKLKDNDNADNLRKYLKNIDDFLACKMIEDGSNLIYTLKDFENKPCEKQNINFDFLNYNNRGNYKINLTYWFHRLEYYLLIGNYYTNQELGADFKEKFEKYKSGYYFRNINSVEHILAQHEEEQTNNKIDKNVLHSFGNLALISSSENSSLSNQGYEKKRIDFNNNKIISLKLFDVFKNEKYKEGKWLSKQIKDHQNAMLKVLQKSFENT
- a CDS encoding DUF262 domain-containing protein, coding for MNETKSEIKFNLSDENPVGSNVSSFSALASELELSIPDYQRPYVWEIKQTRMLLKDIENTKDGALLGSIILHKTENKADDGKTIYEVIDGQQRLTTIKLILMASLNNHNNLKELLEKYNNYLKDVSFFHKISQDNIKTNYEYIKNYLSNEDKAKDFLENLEKTQFIIVATTNADDAFIFFDNTNSKGKKLESYDLIKAFHLQSLSQKSTFLENNEARYFEKLIKQQDYPNSLDISYFINSILTPIRLWTRGKKIYKGFNKLSFAEFCKEDLDNISKYDNGIMRDFAIGSEFFEYFRKYAKILEYVKSLDFLKDLNNPDIKSKVNILTGVRMCLVAYIDKFNCANFDYVALLITRAVYSQRIVEGSISCSKNALDILKIIHFSTYESDLANQLELFIEKCYQEEKNEHKGAERNESKKYLEEIREKYEKYGILGHYLGEQNGAK
- a CDS encoding BspA family leucine-rich repeat surface protein, encoding MKKYFPKDKAELSRLVKNPKIDLKLIDTSVITDMSYLFKNSLRADLADINHWDFSNVLSVKAMFENAILTKENCLNTNKCKDFSYIFNQTNLALDGMGKITTKISLDMKSCEEFRFFMVGVDMDYDNLELKNLNLKKLSESPFFDIYRHSHKSYKDFLLRHANIRKNGEKYQPKNRFELKLLVFCIDDLSLIDTSRIINLSFVFDGSTRSDFSGLKSWELGQVRDTSYMFKTP